The proteins below come from a single Rosa rugosa chromosome 2, drRosRugo1.1, whole genome shotgun sequence genomic window:
- the LOC133732288 gene encoding uncharacterized protein LOC133732288 isoform X1 has protein sequence MDVDSQPTMEETILVGDDLMMGPPSPIIPQEIASHVLEGVDLCDGILKNLFLCLQINDIEPFCQDELAMYKQCAEKRDRELRKRLQDSEQKLGLSMPLNDAKERASQLETEVTSLDRRLILASGLEGIEGFRQRWSLHGRLTDTKKRLESLKQGMEYRKRE, from the exons ATGGATG TTGATTCACAACCAACTATGGAGGAAACCATTTTGGTGGGAGATGATCTAATGATGGGCCCGCCATCACCAATAATTCCACAAGAAATTGCTTCTCATGTGCTTGAAGGTGTTGATTTGTGTGATGGGATTTTAAAGAATCTATTTCTAT GTCTACAAATCAATGATATTGAGCCATTCTGTCAAGATGAGCTTGCTATGTATAAACAGTGTGCTGAAAAAAGA GATCGGGAACTGAGGAAACGACTTCAGGACAGTGAGCAGAAACTGGGGTTGTCGATGCCTTTAAATGATGCAAAGGAAAGAGCTTCTCAGCTTGAAACAGAGGTCACATCATTAGATAG GCGCTTGATTCTCGCTAGTGGACTTGAAGGCATAGAAGGATTTCGCCAGAGATGGAGTTTGCACGGTCGCCTTACAGACACCAA GAAAAGGTTGGAGTCCTTGAAGCAGGGAATGGAGTACAGGAAAAGGGAGTAA
- the LOC133732288 gene encoding uncharacterized protein LOC133732288 isoform X3, which translates to MDGLQINDIEPFCQDELAMYKQCAEKRDRELRKRLQDSEQKLGLSMPLNDAKERASQLETEVTSLDRRLILASGLEGIEGFRQRWSLHGRLTDTKKRLESLKQGMEYRKRE; encoded by the exons ATGGATG GTCTACAAATCAATGATATTGAGCCATTCTGTCAAGATGAGCTTGCTATGTATAAACAGTGTGCTGAAAAAAGA GATCGGGAACTGAGGAAACGACTTCAGGACAGTGAGCAGAAACTGGGGTTGTCGATGCCTTTAAATGATGCAAAGGAAAGAGCTTCTCAGCTTGAAACAGAGGTCACATCATTAGATAG GCGCTTGATTCTCGCTAGTGGACTTGAAGGCATAGAAGGATTTCGCCAGAGATGGAGTTTGCACGGTCGCCTTACAGACACCAA GAAAAGGTTGGAGTCCTTGAAGCAGGGAATGGAGTACAGGAAAAGGGAGTAA
- the LOC133732288 gene encoding uncharacterized protein LOC133732288 isoform X2, producing the protein MDVDSQPTMEETILVGDDLMMGPPSPIIPQEIASHVLEGLQINDIEPFCQDELAMYKQCAEKRDRELRKRLQDSEQKLGLSMPLNDAKERASQLETEVTSLDRRLILASGLEGIEGFRQRWSLHGRLTDTKKRLESLKQGMEYRKRE; encoded by the exons ATGGATG TTGATTCACAACCAACTATGGAGGAAACCATTTTGGTGGGAGATGATCTAATGATGGGCCCGCCATCACCAATAATTCCACAAGAAATTGCTTCTCATGTGCTTGAAG GTCTACAAATCAATGATATTGAGCCATTCTGTCAAGATGAGCTTGCTATGTATAAACAGTGTGCTGAAAAAAGA GATCGGGAACTGAGGAAACGACTTCAGGACAGTGAGCAGAAACTGGGGTTGTCGATGCCTTTAAATGATGCAAAGGAAAGAGCTTCTCAGCTTGAAACAGAGGTCACATCATTAGATAG GCGCTTGATTCTCGCTAGTGGACTTGAAGGCATAGAAGGATTTCGCCAGAGATGGAGTTTGCACGGTCGCCTTACAGACACCAA GAAAAGGTTGGAGTCCTTGAAGCAGGGAATGGAGTACAGGAAAAGGGAGTAA